A DNA window from Zingiber officinale cultivar Zhangliang chromosome 3A, Zo_v1.1, whole genome shotgun sequence contains the following coding sequences:
- the LOC122052157 gene encoding putative germin-like protein 2-2, which yields MAVKLLLIALFALASSSAILASDPSPLQDFCVADLQSKVFVNGFPCKNADDVRAEDFFRSGLDRPGDTNNYLRSNVTPVNVNQIPGLNTLGISLVRIDYGPNGLNPPHTHPRATEVLAVLEGELYVGFVTSNLNGGGNRLFTKNLKKGDVFVFPEGLIHFQFNTGKTDAIAFAGLSSQNPGVITIANAVFGSRPPISDDVLAKAFQVDKNLIDWLQAQFWTDNNY from the exons ATGGCTGTTAAACTCCTCCTCATTGCTCTGTTTGCCTTGGCTTCCTCCAGTGCAATATTGGCTTCCGATCCTAGTCCCCTGCAGGACTTCTGCGTCGCCGATCTTCAATCAAAGG TATTCGTAAATGGATTTCCATGCAAGAACGCGGACGACGTGAGAGCGGAAGACTTCTTCCGTAGCGGCCTTGATAGGCCCGGCGATACCAACAACTACCTTCGCTCTAATGTCACCCCCGTAAACGTGAACCAAATCCCAGGGTTGAACACGCTCGGCATCTCCTTGGTTCGCATTGACTATGGGCCTAATGGTCTCAACCCTCCTCACACCCACCCACGCGCCACGGAGGTCCTCGCCGTGCTAGAAGGAGAGCTCTACGTTGGCTTTGTGACCTCCAACCTCAACGGCGGCGGCAACCGCCTCTTCACCAAGAATTTGAAAAAAGGTGATGTGTTTGTTTTCCCGGAGGGCCTCATCCACTTCCAGTTTAACACAGGGAAAACTGATGCGATCGCGTTCGCCGGCCTCAGTAGCCAAAACCCAGGCGTCATCACTATCGCCAACGCTGTGTTCGGGTCGAGGCCACCCATTTCTGATGATGTGCTCGCCAAGGCTTTCCAAGTGGACAAAAACCTTATTGACTGGCTCCAGGCGCAGTTCTGGACCGACAACAACTACTAG